GACGCCATGCTTTCTGCGGGCGTTGCGCCTTCGCGTCTGTATCTGGACCCGGGATTCGGCTTCGGCAAGAATCTCGCGCATAATCTCGCCTTGCTAAAACATCTGAAAGTGCTCTCGCGCGATGATCTGCCGTTGCTCGTTGGCATGTCGCGAAAGCGGATGCTTGGCGAAATCACAGGGCGTCAGTCGCCGCAGGAGCGGCAGGTGGCAAGCGTTGCCGCCGCGATGTGCGCCGCGCAGCAGGGGGCGGCCATCGTCCGTGTGCACGATGTCGCCGAGACGGTCGATGCCCTCAAGGTCTGGCAAGCCGTGCGCGACGCCGAGTGACGCCGCGGCCAACGGCGCCGACAAACCACGGAGCCCTCCCAATCCGGGTGGGGACCATGCGGGGACGCACGCCGGGCAGAATGGCGTGCGCGAGCGACAACTGGCCAATAACGAGTATTCAAAGCGCAGAAAGACGCGCGCGTTCGGACCGTCAACCGGCGCGACGTATCAAATGGGAACGATGCAACGATGAAACGACGCTATTTTGGGACTGATGGGATTCGCGGTACGGTGGGCGAGAGCCCGATCACGCCGGAGTTCGTGCTGCGGCTCGGTTACGCGGCCGGTCGCGCCCTCGCCGGGAATCAGACGACGGGACGCCCGACCGTACTGATCGGCAAGGACACGCGCGTCTCGGGTTACATGCTGGAAGCCGCGCTGGAAGCCGGTTTCGCCGCAGCGGGCGTCGATACCATGCTGGCAGGCCCGATGCCGACGCCGGCGGTGGCGTATCTCACGCGGGCATTGCGTCTGGCCGCCGGGGTGGTGATCAGCGCGTCGCATAACCCGTACCACGACAACGGCATCAAGTTCTTCTCGGCCGACGGCAACAAGCTCCCGGACCAGACCGAACTGGAGATCGAAGCCGAGCTCGACAATCCCATGACGTGCGTGCGCTCCGAGCAGCTTGGCAAGGCGCGTCGTCTGGATGACGCAGCGGGCCGCTATATCGAGTTCTGCAAGAGCACATTCCCGAACGATTTCGACCTGCGCGGCATGAAGATCGTGGTCGACTGTGCCAACGGCGCGGCGTATCACATTGCCCCGCATGTGTTCCATGAACTGGGCGCGGAAGTCATTGCCATCGGCAACCAGCCGAACGGTTTCAATATCAATGAAGATTGCGGTGCGACGGCCCCTGACGCCCTGATGCGCGCCGTGCGGGCGAATCACGC
This window of the Pandoraea fibrosis genome carries:
- the glmM gene encoding phosphoglucosamine mutase, which produces MKRRYFGTDGIRGTVGESPITPEFVLRLGYAAGRALAGNQTTGRPTVLIGKDTRVSGYMLEAALEAGFAAAGVDTMLAGPMPTPAVAYLTRALRLAAGVVISASHNPYHDNGIKFFSADGNKLPDQTELEIEAELDNPMTCVRSEQLGKARRLDDAAGRYIEFCKSTFPNDFDLRGMKIVVDCANGAAYHIAPHVFHELGAEVIAIGNQPNGFNINEDCGATAPDALMRAVRANHADLGVALDGDADRLQIVDGAGRLYNGDELLYLLVKDRLDNGGVAGAVGTLMTNMAVEVALKDLGVPFVRAKVGDRYVLEQLYKHGWQIGAEGSGHILCLDKHTTGDGIVSALQVLAAIRRANNKPLAKLLDGVRLFPQHMINVRTPAGYDWQNDSRLAAERDAIEAKLGNTGRVLIRASGTEPVLRVMVEAREESQATSFAQQLANVVKTAA